Part of the Microbacterium sp. Clip185 genome is shown below.
CCCGGAAGGAGCATCATGACCGGTTACGCGACCCGCATCCGATCACTGTTCGACGAGATCGACCGCACGCCCTGGGGGCCGGCCGAGAGGGCATTGGTCGCCGAGGCGGTGGCGCTGGCGCAGGCCAGCGGCGACGAGCGCCTCGAGTACGAGGCGCGGATGCGGCAGACCGCCAGCGCGAACATGGGCGGCGACACGGATCTGATGCTCACCTCGTTCGCGTGGTGCCTGGGTCACCACGACGCCGATCCGGAACGCTTCCCCGCCGAGCTGGAGCCCGCGGGCGATCTCATGTGGCACTACAAGTGGATGGCGGGCGCCCTCCGGGGCTCGCCCGAGTTCTCGTCCGAGCAGATCACGGCTGTGCTCGACGACATGCAGACCCACTACGAGCGGGCCGGCCACGGCATGAGCGGCGTGCTCATGGCGCGCTTCGAGGACGCCTGGTCGGCGGGACGCATCGACGAGGCGGCCGAGCTGCGGCGCCGGTTGGAGGCGACGCCCCGCGACGAGTACAGCCACTGCGACGCCTGCACGCGCAGCCAGTTCGCCGGGTTCTTCGCGGAGACCGGTGATGAGGCGGAGGCGATCCGTCTCGTCGAGGAACTCGTCGAGGGCGGCTTCACGTGCGGCGAGGAGCCCGAGCACGCCCTCGCACGCGCCCTCCTGCCCTACCTGCACGCAGGGCGCCCGGACGAGGCGCGCACCGCGCATCTGCGCAGCTACCGCCTCGCGAAGGACAACGCGGACAACCTCTCGATCATCGCGAAGAACATCGTCTTCTGCGCCGTCACCGGCAACGAGGCACGCGCGCTCGCGCTCGTCGAGCGGCACCTGCCGTGGCTCACCCACGACGGGCTGAACGCCAGCGCACACCTCGAGGCGCTCGCGGCTTTCGCCGTCGCGCTGGATGCGGTCGCCGCCGCCGGGCACCCCGACGCCGCCGTGCGCGGCTCCGATGCCGAGGCGCTCGTTCCCTTCATCGGTGCGCACGAGGGCGTCTGGCCGGCCGCCGAGCTGGCTGCGCGGATGTGGGCGGCCGCCCAGAGCATCGCCGAGGCCTTCGACGCTCGCAACGGCACCGATGCCCAGACCGCGTGGCTCGCCGGCCAGCGTGCGGTCGGCACCGAGCGCTACGACGTGCCGATCAGCTCCCACGACTTCGCCGCGCGCACGGCGGCGTCCACCCCGCGCACCACGGCCGAGCGGGTCGAGCGCGCGCTGGCGCTGGACCAGCTCGGCTCGATCGCCGCTCTCGAGGCGATCGAGGAGGTTCTCGCGGACGCCGATGCCGAGGAGCGCGTGGCTCTCACGCACGGACAGCTCGGAATCCTCGTGGCGCTGGATCGCCTCGACGAGGCGCAGGCCGCGCTGCCCGCACGCATCGACGCTCTGCGCGCCACCGGTCGCACCGCACAGGCCCAGCTCGAGGAGCGCCTCGGGCTTCTGCTGTTCGGGGCCGATGCGGACGGCGCCGTCGAGACCCTTCAGCGGACGCTGGACGAACTCCACGACGCGCCCGCGGGCCTGCGTGCCGACGTCATCGCAACGCTCGCGTTCCTTCGGCTGAAAGACCCGACGGCAACCGAACCGGACGAGCGCCGACGCACCGCCGAGCTGTTCGGTCAGGCTGCGGCGCTGTTCGCCGAGGCCGGCGAGCCCGGATTCGCCTACTCGCAGCGCTGGCTGCAGGCCGACATGACGGCGGCCGCCGGCGACCTCGACGCGGCCGCGGAACTCCTCGACGCCCTCGTCGCGCAGGACGGCATCAGCGATGCACGCCGGGCGCGCGCTCTGCTGCTGCGCGCACGGACCCGTGGCGGTCGCGGCGAGTACGCCCTGGGTGCCGCCGACGCCGACGAGGCCACCCGCATCCATCTGCTGGCCGGAGCCGATGACGGGCTCGTGAGCAATGCGTTCTTCCTGGCCGGAGCCCTGCACGAGGATGCGGGCGCCATGGGCGAGGCCGTCTCGCGCTACCGTGTCGCCGCCGAACGCCGCGAGGCCACGGGCGCTTCGGCGACCGATCTGCGCTTCCGACTCGGCCGCGCACTGCTGGGAGCGGGCCTCGGGGAGGAGGCCATCGAGGTGCTCGACCAGGTGCTCCAGGAGGAGACGGCGGCCGAAGAGCCTGCCGGCTCCCGCGCGATCACGGTCGGCATGCTCACGCGCGCCTTCGAGCAGGCCGGTCAGTTCGGCAACGCCGTGGGGGGATGGGAGTTCGCGGCGCAACTGCACGAGGAGGCAGAGGAGCCCGCCGCGCGCGCCTACGCCCTCAAGGAGCACGGGCGCCTGCTCGGCCGCTTCGGCGAGATCGACGACGCGATCGACTCGTTGACCCAGGCCGTGGAGCTCGTACGGGGCGACGAGGAGCAGGTCGGTCTGCTCGCCGACGGCCTCCACACCCTCGCGCAGGCGCACCAGCAGCGCGGCGACCTCGAGAAGGTGTTCGCCCTGCTGGACGAGGCCGTCGAGCTCGGCCGCGCCCATGACGCGGCGTGGTTCGTCGCCGACGTGCTCGACACGCGCGCACGCGCCCTCGCCGCCGCTGACCGCACCGACGAAGCCGTGTCCACCGCACTGCAGGCAGCCGACGGCTTCGTCCAGGCCGGAGATCCGACAGCCGCCGGCCGGTCCGAGTTCGTCGCCGCACGCATCCTCGTGGGCGCCGAACGACCGGCCGACGCGGTCGCGCTCTACCGCGCAGCGCTCGAGCACGCCGGCGATGACGAGGCGCTGCGACAGACCGCCGCTCTCGAGCTCGGCGACGTGCTGGAGAGTCTCGGCCGGCCCGCCGAGGCGGCGGAGATCCGCGCGACGCTTCCGGCATGACGAAGGCGGGGGCGAGATCCTCGCCCCCGCCTTCGTGCCGGCTCAGTCGGCGATGCGGATGAGCTTCTTGTTGACGAATTCGTCCGCCGCCAGCAAGCCCATCTCACGACCCGTGCCGGAGCGCTTCACCCCGCCGAACGGCAGCTCGGGCGAATCGGCCAGCACGCAGTTGACGTAGACCATGCCGGCCTCGATCCGATCCGCCACACGCTCGGCCTGGGCGGGGTCGGTCGTGTACACGTAGGAGCCGAGCCCGAAGCTCGTGTCGTTCGCCACGCGCACCGCGTCCTCCTCATCCCGGACGCGGTAGACGACACCGGCGGGCCCGAAGAGCTCCTCGCGGTACACGTCCATCTCCGACGTGACATCCGTGAGCACCGTGGGCGCGTAGAACGCGCCGTCACGGGTGCCACCGGTCACCAGGCGAGCGCCCTGCGCGACAGCCGTGTCGACCTGCGCCTCGAGCCGCTCTGCGGCCGCGAGAGACGAGAGCGGCCCGAGCAGGGTCTCCTCGGCGAAAGGATCGCCGACGGGAGTCTCTGCCATCGCAGCGGTGAACTTCTCGAGGAAGGCGTCGTACAGCTCATCGACCACGATGAAGCGCTTGGGAGCGTTGCAGGACTGCCCGTTGTTGTCCATGCGCGCCTCGACGGCGGCGGCGACCGTGGCATCGAGATCCGGGGTGGAGAGCACGATGAACGGGTCGGATCCGCCGAGCTCCAGCGCGACCTTCTTCAGGTTGCGACCGGCGATCTCCGCGACCGCGGCGCCGGCGCGCTCGGAGCCCGTGACCGACACCCCCTGCACGCGCGGATCGGCGATGATCGTCGCCGCCTGCTCGTTGCTCGCGTAGAGGTTCAGGTACGACCCCTCCGGCAGACCCGCATCCCGGTAGATCGCCTCGATGGCCGCGGACGACTCGGGGCATTGCGGCGCGTGCTTGAGCAGGATCGTGTTGCCCAGCACAAGGTTCGGAGCCGCGAAACGGGCCACCTGGTAGAAGGGGAAGTTCCACGGCATGATGCCCAGCAGCACCCCGAGCGGCGTCGGGCGGATGACGGCCGACCCCTCGCCCAGGATGTCGATCGGACGGTCCGAGGTGATCTGGTCGGCGTGATCGGCGTAGAACTCGGTGATGTCGGCGGCGAAGTCGACCTCGCCGAGGGCCGCGGCCAGGGGCTTTCCCATCTCGCGCACGGCGATGGCCGCCAGCTCGTCGCGGCGCTCGCGGTGCAGTTCGGCGGCTCGCCGCACGAGGACGGCGCGCTCGGCGACCGGCATCTCGCGCCACCGACGGTAGGCGCTCTCGGACGCGGCGAGCTTCTGCTCGAGTTCGGCATCGCTGAGGGCGGGGTAGGTCGCCAGCTGCTCACCGGTGGCGGGGTTCACGACCGCGTATTCGCTGCTCATTCGTCCTCCTTGGTTGTGGTCTCAGTCTGCCGTCACCGCCGGCGGCGGCGCAGGCTCTCGGGCGCATCCAGGCTCAGCGTGCGCCCGCGGAAGAAGTCGGGACGCTTGACCGCCTGCCAGATCATGATCACGACGCCCAGCAGGATGACGGTCACGCCCAGCACGAACACGAGTCCCAGACCGAAGATCTGCGAGCCCGAGCCGTAGTCGGGGTCCATGGAGTCGATCAGCGTCGTCACGAACAGCACCGCGAGGATCGCCCCGCCCACGAGCGGGAAGAGGAAGGTGAACACGAAGGCGCGCACCGAGTCGAACCACTGCTTGCGGAAGTACCAGACGCACGCGAAAGCGGTCAGACCGTAATAGAAGCAGATCATCATGCCGAGGGCGGTGATGGTGTCCCACAGGACGTTCTCGCTGACGAAGCGCATGACGGCGTAGAACACCGACGCGACGACGGAGGCGACGATCGTCGCGAAGCCCGGGGTGAAGAAGCGCGGGCTCACCTTGGCGAAGCGCTCCGGCAGCGCGCCGTAGTGCCCCATGGCCAGCAGCGTGCGCGCCGGCGACACGAAGGTCGACTGCAGCGATGATGCGGAGCTGGTGAGCACCGCGAGCGACACGAGGGCCGCGAGCGGGCCCAGCACCGGCCCCGACAGGTGGAAGAACACGTTGTCCTGGATGTCGGGGTTGCCGAGTCCGAACTCCCCCGTGCCGACACCGGCGAACATGATGAGCGAGACGGCGAGCAGCAGGTAGAGCGCGACGATCACGAGCACCGTGATGGTGGCGGCCCGACCCGGCGTCTTGTCGGGATCCTTCGTCTCCTCGTTCATGGTGAGGGTCACGTCCCAGCCCCAGAAGATGAAGATCGACAGCGAGAGACCCGCGGCGAAGGAGCTGAACGACGAGACGGCGAACGGATCGAACCAGGACCAGTCGAACGGCGTCGGATCGAACCCGTTGCCGTTGACCGTCTCGATGATCGCCGCGACGGCGAAGACGACCAGCACGACGACCTGGAAGCCGACCAGCACGTACTGCAGCTTCTGCGTCGTCTGCATGTCGCGGTACGAGATGAAGGTCGCCGCCGCCATGAAGGCGAGGCATACGAGGACGTTGATCCCCGGTTGGGCCGCGATGTCGGCGATCGAGGGATTCTGGGTGATCTGGGCGATCAGCAGGAACAGGAAGTCGACGGCGATTCCGGCGAGGTTGGAGAGCACCAGGATGGTGGCGGCGATCAGCCCCCATCCGGCCATCCAGCCGATCCACGGGCCGAAGGCGCGCGTGGCCCATGTGAACGAGGTGCCGGAGTCGGGCATGCGCCGGTTCAACTCGCGGTAGCCGAAGGCCACCAGCAGCATCGGGATGAAGCCGACGAGGATGATCGCCGGCACCTGCACGCCGACCGCCGAGACCGTGGGTCCCAGCGCCGCCGTCAGCGTGTAGGCGGGTGCGATGCAGGAGATGCCGATGACGACGGCGCCGATCAGGCCCACCGTTCCCGCGGAGAGCCCCTTCTTGGAGAGTCCGCCGGTGTCGGCGGCGACGGCCTGCGATTCGGGTGCGCTCATCATCGAGCCCCTTCTGCGTTGCGGGTGCGTGGCACCACGATCATGGGAACGGGCAGCACGTGCAGCATCTTCGCCGCCGTCGACCCCAGGAACAGCCGCCGCGGCTGCGCGAGCCGGCTCGATCCGACCATGGCGATCTCGCCGGGGAGCCATTCGATCTGCGACACCGCATCCTCGATGTCGGCGCCCTGCGCGCTGACGACGTCGGCCACGGATCCTTCGCCGAGCGATGCGCGCGCCTGAGCGAGCACCGTTTCGGCGTGCGTCGCCTCGGTGAGGCGGATGACGCCGGTGTCGACGCCCGCCGGCAGATCGACCGTCGCGAGCGACAGCAGACGCAGGGGCGCACCCGACGCGGTGGCGAGGCTCGCCGCCTCCGCCAGGAGCACATCGCCGCCCGGCCGGGTGCCGATGGCCGCGGTGACCCGCTGAATGCCGACGGATGCGGCCACCTCGCGCGCACCCTCCGGAGCGAGCACGACCGGCACGTCGGAGGAGTGCATGAGCTCGTTGGCGACGGTGCCGAGACGGTGGCGGCCGCGGAGACCGCCGTTCGCGGCGCCCACCACGATCATGCCGGCACCGAACTCGGCCGCGGCGGCGATGAGGCCCTCGGCGAACGACTCGCCGTAGCGGACGTGACGACCGTGGGCGACCGTGTCCTTCAACGTCTCGGAAGCCCGCGCCAGCCACTCGCGCGCCCGCTCGCGCACGTGGCGGTCGTATCCGGCGTCGGGAGGGGTGATGACCGAGCGCTCCCCCGGCAGGACCATCACGATCTCGAGCACCGATCCGGTCGCGACCGCGATCCGTGCTCCGAGGGCGAGCGCATCGGCGCCCGCATCCGTCGCGGTATAGCCGACGACCACCGGCGCGGCCATCAGCGCAGCTCCTCGAGGATCTCGGATGCGGCGCGGTGCCCCATCCGGATCGCACCGTCGACGTGCTGGTAGCCGGCGCCCGCCATGTCGCTGCAGGCGAGGTGGATGGGACCGATCGCCGTGCGCAGATCGGCTCCGTAGCGGTGGAGGCCGCCCAGGTCGAAGCTCGCCGCGTACGCGCCACGGGTCCACTCCTCGCTGCCCCAGTCGCTCTCGTAGTAGACGATCGGGCTCTTGGCCTCGGGGCCGTAGTAGTGCGAGAGCGACTCGAGAATGCGCTCCTTGCGCTCGGCCGCGTCCAGTCGGAACAGGTCGTCCGCGTTGCGGTCGGAGACGAAGCCGACCAGCGTGCCGCGCTCGTCGCCGTGGTTCGTGTTGTCATAGGCCTCGTGCGAGAGCTCGTACGGACTGAACGCGGTGCCGGACAGACCCTGCTCGCGCCAGAACGGACGGTCGTAGACCGCGTGCACCTTGATGACGAATCCCATCGAGATGTGCTGGTGCATCTGCTGCTGCAGCCGCGGCAGCGGCGGCACGAAGGAGATGCGGGGGTACAGCACGGGCGCGAGCGCGAGAATGGCGCGCCGAGCGCGGACCGTGACGGATGCGGCCTCTGCCACGACGCCGTCCTGGTCCCAGGTCAGGGAGCGCACCGGCTGGTCCAGCAGCACGTCCTCTCCCAGGCGCTCCGCGAGCAGCAGGGGCACCTGCTGGAGGCCGCCGACCACGCGCTTGTCGAGGATGAAGTCCGCGTCGACGAGATGGGAGTAGCTGCCGGCGCTGGCCGCCATCAAGAGCGACTGCAGGAGCGAGAATGCGTGCGTCGGCTTGGTGAGCATCGCCGAGCCGGTGGCGAAGGCGAGGTTGCGCACCGCCTCGTCGTCGTCGGTCTGGGAACGCAGCCAGCCGTCCCACGAGATGGTGTCCCACTCGGCCGCCTTCGGGTGCGCCCACGGCCGGTCGGGGTCGATCTCGGCGACCATCGCATCCAGGTCGGCGGTGATGCGTTCGATCTCGGCGGCCGTTGCCGGGGCCACCGGGAAGACGTCTCCCGTGAAGCGGGTCACCGTGCCGTCGGGGCCGACGTAGACGCTGTCTCCCTCGCGGTAGCGCGAGAAGGTGGACAGGCCCAGCTCTGCGACCGTGTCGATGAGCGCCTGCTGGTCGGGTGAGATCCACTGGCCGCCGATCTCGAGCATCGCGCCCTCGATCGTGTCGGTCCACAGCCGCCCGCCGACGCGATCGCGCGCCTCGAGAACAGCGACGGACAGACCGGCTGTGCGGAGGTCGTTCGCGGCGGTGAGGCCAGCTGCTCCCGCGCCGATGACGACGACGTCTCTGATGATCTCGGTGTTGCTCATCTCACTCCTTCGTGGTGCTCGGGTGTTGCGTCTCAGACGGCGGCGAGGGATGCGGCGAGGACGTCGAGCCCCTCGCTGAGGAGGTCGTCGTCGATCGAGAGAGGCGGCAGGAATCGGATCACGTTGCCGTAGGTGCCGCAGGTCAGCAGGATGACGCCCTCGGCGATCGCGGCCTTCGCCACCGAGGCGGCGAGCGCCGCGTCCGGAGCGCCCGTCGCCGGGTCGACG
Proteins encoded:
- a CDS encoding NAD-dependent succinate-semialdehyde dehydrogenase translates to MSSEYAVVNPATGEQLATYPALSDAELEQKLAASESAYRRWREMPVAERAVLVRRAAELHRERRDELAAIAVREMGKPLAAALGEVDFAADITEFYADHADQITSDRPIDILGEGSAVIRPTPLGVLLGIMPWNFPFYQVARFAAPNLVLGNTILLKHAPQCPESSAAIEAIYRDAGLPEGSYLNLYASNEQAATIIADPRVQGVSVTGSERAGAAVAEIAGRNLKKVALELGGSDPFIVLSTPDLDATVAAAVEARMDNNGQSCNAPKRFIVVDELYDAFLEKFTAAMAETPVGDPFAEETLLGPLSSLAAAERLEAQVDTAVAQGARLVTGGTRDGAFYAPTVLTDVTSEMDVYREELFGPAGVVYRVRDEEDAVRVANDTSFGLGSYVYTTDPAQAERVADRIEAGMVYVNCVLADSPELPFGGVKRSGTGREMGLLAADEFVNKKLIRIAD
- a CDS encoding APC family permease, which translates into the protein MMSAPESQAVAADTGGLSKKGLSAGTVGLIGAVVIGISCIAPAYTLTAALGPTVSAVGVQVPAIILVGFIPMLLVAFGYRELNRRMPDSGTSFTWATRAFGPWIGWMAGWGLIAATILVLSNLAGIAVDFLFLLIAQITQNPSIADIAAQPGINVLVCLAFMAAATFISYRDMQTTQKLQYVLVGFQVVVLVVFAVAAIIETVNGNGFDPTPFDWSWFDPFAVSSFSSFAAGLSLSIFIFWGWDVTLTMNEETKDPDKTPGRAATITVLVIVALYLLLAVSLIMFAGVGTGEFGLGNPDIQDNVFFHLSGPVLGPLAALVSLAVLTSSASSLQSTFVSPARTLLAMGHYGALPERFAKVSPRFFTPGFATIVASVVASVFYAVMRFVSENVLWDTITALGMMICFYYGLTAFACVWYFRKQWFDSVRAFVFTFLFPLVGGAILAVLFVTTLIDSMDPDYGSGSQIFGLGLVFVLGVTVILLGVVIMIWQAVKRPDFFRGRTLSLDAPESLRRRRR
- a CDS encoding universal stress protein, coding for MAAPVVVGYTATDAGADALALGARIAVATGSVLEIVMVLPGERSVITPPDAGYDRHVRERAREWLARASETLKDTVAHGRHVRYGESFAEGLIAAAAEFGAGMIVVGAANGGLRGRHRLGTVANELMHSSDVPVVLAPEGAREVAASVGIQRVTAAIGTRPGGDVLLAEAASLATASGAPLRLLSLATVDLPAGVDTGVIRLTEATHAETVLAQARASLGEGSVADVVSAQGADIEDAVSQIEWLPGEIAMVGSSRLAQPRRLFLGSTAAKMLHVLPVPMIVVPRTRNAEGAR
- a CDS encoding flavin monoamine oxidase family protein: MSNTEIIRDVVVIGAGAAGLTAANDLRTAGLSVAVLEARDRVGGRLWTDTIEGAMLEIGGQWISPDQQALIDTVAELGLSTFSRYREGDSVYVGPDGTVTRFTGDVFPVAPATAAEIERITADLDAMVAEIDPDRPWAHPKAAEWDTISWDGWLRSQTDDDEAVRNLAFATGSAMLTKPTHAFSLLQSLLMAASAGSYSHLVDADFILDKRVVGGLQQVPLLLAERLGEDVLLDQPVRSLTWDQDGVVAEAASVTVRARRAILALAPVLYPRISFVPPLPRLQQQMHQHISMGFVIKVHAVYDRPFWREQGLSGTAFSPYELSHEAYDNTNHGDERGTLVGFVSDRNADDLFRLDAAERKERILESLSHYYGPEAKSPIVYYESDWGSEEWTRGAYAASFDLGGLHRYGADLRTAIGPIHLACSDMAGAGYQHVDGAIRMGHRAASEILEELR